Proteins from a single region of Desulfonatronum thiodismutans:
- a CDS encoding TonB-dependent receptor, protein MASKILAIAATLVFSSVSVPAQDSAQEESLQLEPMVVTAEKRSENVQDIPASITAFSETRIEDARITTIQDFSRMVPNLFISNWGFRGNSFVFVRGIGAVNNDPAVGFYVDDVNYMDARVFDANLFDIERIEVLRGPQGTLYGRNSLGGVVNIVTRKPDNVFRVGLDQTFGNYDLLRTNVSMRTPLVDDKLYLGVSGGMETRDGYSRNDYLGRDVDDRDSLNGRMHLRWTPTDELDVTYSLDGERLRDGVFPLAKLDEVRNNPHHVAYDYEGRNHRDHVGTSLRVAYDAPWFRLTSISAYRHFEDVADNDQDFTIYPLMTAHEDIDDGQFSQELRFASLDDGANFKWLTGLYGFSSKKEHKLTMSFAPDVALPGMALDRKTSSDLTTRGAAIFGQGTYTLFDRLDLTAGLRYDYEKSSMDHAMSMESGGMNLGGASLDESTDNGAWLPKFQLGYRWTPDFMTYAGVSRGYRSGGFNTGHLEPSDASFDPEYSWNYEVGFKSAWLDNRLLLNAAAFYIDLRDQQVVQLLPSADTIIRNAGKSRSMGFEVESSAMLAAGLSLEAGLGYTAAEYVTYDDPLADMDYSKKTTPLAPEYTYNLALQYRRPILEEFSLFGYQSPLSVFARVEVNGVGPFYWNDANTLRQSAYHLVNMSLGLETENFDLVLWGRNIFDTNYEVVAFEFPGSDPLGQAGDPLTFGVTLRARF, encoded by the coding sequence ATGGCCTCAAAGATTTTGGCGATTGCAGCGACCCTTGTTTTCAGCTCTGTGTCCGTCCCGGCTCAGGATTCCGCCCAAGAGGAATCCCTTCAGCTTGAGCCCATGGTGGTCACGGCGGAAAAGCGCAGCGAAAACGTGCAGGACATTCCGGCGAGCATTACCGCGTTCTCGGAGACGCGGATTGAGGATGCGCGGATCACGACCATCCAGGACTTCTCCCGGATGGTACCCAACCTGTTCATTTCCAACTGGGGATTCCGCGGCAATTCGTTCGTGTTCGTGCGCGGAATCGGCGCGGTGAACAACGATCCCGCGGTCGGGTTCTACGTTGACGACGTGAACTACATGGATGCACGGGTGTTCGACGCCAATCTCTTCGACATCGAACGGATCGAGGTGCTGCGCGGGCCGCAAGGGACACTGTACGGCCGCAACAGCCTGGGCGGGGTCGTGAACATCGTCACCAGGAAGCCGGACAATGTCTTTCGCGTCGGGCTGGATCAGACATTCGGCAACTACGATCTGTTGCGCACCAACGTGTCCATGCGCACCCCTCTGGTGGACGACAAGCTCTATCTGGGCGTCTCGGGCGGTATGGAAACACGGGACGGCTACAGCCGCAACGACTACCTGGGCAGGGACGTGGACGACCGTGATTCCCTGAACGGTCGGATGCATCTGCGCTGGACCCCTACCGACGAGCTGGACGTGACTTACAGTCTGGACGGGGAGCGCCTGCGCGACGGCGTGTTTCCCTTGGCCAAACTCGATGAGGTCCGGAACAACCCCCATCATGTGGCCTATGACTACGAGGGTCGGAACCACCGGGACCATGTGGGCACTTCCCTGCGCGTGGCCTACGACGCCCCGTGGTTCAGGCTGACGTCCATCTCGGCTTACCGCCATTTTGAAGACGTCGCGGATAATGATCAGGATTTCACCATTTATCCGCTCATGACCGCGCACGAGGACATTGACGACGGCCAGTTCTCCCAGGAGTTGCGGTTTGCCTCGTTGGATGACGGAGCGAACTTCAAGTGGCTGACCGGACTCTACGGGTTCAGTTCCAAAAAGGAGCACAAACTGACCATGTCCTTTGCTCCGGACGTGGCCCTGCCGGGCATGGCCCTTGACCGGAAGACCAGCTCCGACCTCACGACACGGGGGGCCGCGATCTTTGGTCAAGGGACCTATACCTTGTTCGACAGGTTGGATCTCACGGCCGGACTGCGCTACGACTATGAGAAAAGTTCCATGGACCATGCCATGTCCATGGAATCCGGAGGCATGAATTTGGGGGGCGCGTCCCTGGACGAGTCCACGGATAATGGTGCCTGGCTGCCGAAATTCCAGTTGGGGTACCGGTGGACGCCCGACTTCATGACCTATGCCGGGGTCTCGCGGGGCTACAGAAGCGGCGGCTTCAACACCGGGCATCTTGAGCCCAGCGATGCATCCTTTGATCCTGAATACAGTTGGAACTACGAGGTGGGGTTCAAATCCGCGTGGCTGGACAACCGGCTGTTGCTCAACGCCGCGGCTTTTTACATCGACCTGCGGGATCAACAGGTGGTTCAGTTGCTACCCTCCGCGGACACGATCATCCGCAACGCCGGCAAATCCAGAAGCATGGGGTTTGAAGTGGAATCCAGCGCAATGCTCGCCGCGGGCCTGTCCCTGGAGGCGGGGCTCGGGTACACCGCCGCGGAATACGTTACGTACGACGATCCCCTGGCCGACATGGACTATTCCAAAAAGACCACGCCCTTGGCGCCGGAATACACCTACAACCTGGCCTTGCAATACCGCAGGCCGATTCTGGAGGAGTTCTCGCTGTTCGGGTATCAAAGTCCGTTGTCCGTCTTTGCCCGGGTCGAGGTGAACGGCGTCGGCCCGTTCTACTGGAACGACGCGAACACCCTCAGGCAAAGCGCCTACCACCTGGTGAACATGAGTCTGGGCCTGGAAACCGAAAATTTCGACCTCGTGCTGTGGGGAAGGAACATCTTTGATACGAACTATGAAGTCGTGGCCTTTGAATTTCCGGGCTCGGATCCCCTGGGCCAGGCCGGCGACCCATTGACTTTCGGTGTGACTCTACGGGCTCGTTTTTAG
- a CDS encoding helix-turn-helix transcriptional regulator, producing MFAETVPAHSSRGERLRMELPRGKGSGWMEMVQIDRGLGVGMCDYLLEDPFESSYHDVAFRLGFHVLLSGGFEFAVPEMGFRENVQGRELWLRKGRVGEIRYVQPARCVMRGLSIELPQAMVDAWLDGAPGGMCKCLEAMISDHHSVRGGTPRAFSPLVRSFPGTSSIVQTASRLLATPRDTVCDELRFESLTLDLLAQILSLDIDSPHSGTGIDARRRAAVDEAVDVLRMEWSDPPTISALARRVGLNECYLKAGFRNHTGLSIGEYVRKLRMENALELIESGGCSILQAALSVGYSNPSHFSAAFKRFHGRLPSCYIPRT from the coding sequence GTGTTTGCTGAAACCGTGCCGGCGCACAGCAGCCGCGGGGAGCGGTTGCGCATGGAATTGCCCCGGGGCAAGGGCAGCGGGTGGATGGAGATGGTCCAGATCGACCGCGGTCTGGGCGTTGGAATGTGCGACTATCTGCTCGAAGATCCCTTTGAAAGCAGCTATCACGATGTCGCGTTCAGGCTGGGCTTTCATGTGCTGTTGTCCGGAGGCTTCGAATTCGCCGTTCCGGAGATGGGTTTCCGCGAAAACGTGCAAGGCCGGGAGCTGTGGCTGCGCAAGGGCAGGGTGGGGGAAATCCGGTACGTGCAGCCGGCCCGTTGCGTGATGCGCGGCCTGTCCATCGAACTGCCGCAAGCCATGGTTGACGCCTGGCTGGACGGGGCGCCCGGCGGAATGTGCAAGTGCCTGGAAGCGATGATCAGCGACCATCATTCGGTCCGCGGCGGGACGCCCCGTGCCTTTTCCCCCCTGGTTCGTTCGTTTCCCGGGACGTCTTCCATTGTCCAGACCGCATCCCGTCTGCTGGCGACCCCGCGGGACACCGTGTGCGATGAGCTGCGGTTCGAATCCCTGACCCTGGACCTGTTGGCCCAGATTCTGTCCTTGGATATTGATTCGCCGCACAGCGGCACGGGGATCGATGCGCGGCGGCGGGCGGCGGTTGACGAGGCCGTGGACGTTCTGCGCATGGAGTGGTCCGACCCGCCGACCATCTCGGCCCTGGCGCGGCGGGTGGGCCTGAACGAATGCTATCTCAAGGCCGGGTTTCGCAACCACACCGGATTGTCCATCGGCGAGTACGTGCGCAAGCTGCGCATGGAGAACGCCCTGGAACTGATCGAATCCGGGGGATGTTCCATCCTCCAGGCCGCCCTTTCCGTGGGCTATTCCAATCCCAGCCACTTCAGCGCGGCCTTCAAGCGCTTCCACGGCCGTTTGCCCTCCTGCTACATACCCAGAACCTGA
- a CDS encoding type II toxin-antitoxin system RelE family toxin has product MPWKIEFTPEAAKNLSRLGKEAEKRILRFMRERISNLEDPRNTGEPLKGTRFVGLWRYRVGDHRILCEIQDHQVLILVVLVGLRREVYK; this is encoded by the coding sequence TTGCCCTGGAAGATTGAATTCACGCCGGAGGCCGCCAAGAACCTTTCACGTTTGGGAAAAGAGGCGGAAAAAAGAATCCTGCGATTCATGCGTGAGAGAATTTCGAACCTGGAAGATCCCCGAAACACGGGAGAGCCGCTCAAAGGCACACGTTTCGTCGGTCTCTGGCGCTATCGCGTCGGGGATCACCGGATATTGTGCGAAATTCAGGATCATCAAGTTCTGATCCTCGTTGTGTTGGTGGGGCTCCGGCGCGAGGTCTACAAGTAG
- the relB gene encoding type II toxin-antitoxin system RelB family antitoxin, translated as MLTVRLPGEIESRLNVLADATNRPKSFYVREALKRYLEDIEDIYLAESALEKFRASGEKAIPLDELERRLALED; from the coding sequence ATGCTCACCGTTCGACTTCCGGGAGAAATTGAATCCCGGCTCAACGTTCTTGCCGATGCCACCAACAGGCCCAAAAGTTTTTACGTGCGTGAAGCCCTGAAGCGGTACCTTGAAGATATTGAGGATATTTATCTTGCCGAATCAGCGCTGGAAAAATTCCGGGCAAGCGGGGAAAAAGCGATTCCCTTAGATGAACTGGAGCGTCGCCTTGCCCTGGAAGATTGA
- a CDS encoding TonB-dependent receptor, translating into MLDCIFSIRRGAKALRRTCPRVGPVLVAVLLVFAVGKGVGAEEGGSADSAAEHSARSIAVEGITVTANKMEEDITDVPQSITVIDEFTLQEKGIRNVADVINEIPNMSVRVDHGNAVNFRGLNASMFTNNNPVVIYIDGVAFSDRYGFDASMVNVERIEVLRGPQGTLYGKDAIGGVINIVTKKPTNTWQGKAGAEYGSFNAVQGLFNAGGPLIKNMLFAGISGWYSQDDGWIENTYPGMSKHADKKQDRRFSGYLLYTPTERLSARLTLFNDFAKKHWQPGYALPSGTGISAFNRDDAEKVSYDVPTFNTTDTFGQSLNVGYEFDAVTLTSTTTHRKMEAEGDYDADFGDSPLFAGLKQFDESTLDTWTQELRLSSNNTEGLRWVGGVYVDFERRDQGPYGMQFPNFDPLTYASLGNFEMNAESKTDSKTQAVFGQVMVPLGAGFEMTLGGRYQRIEKKIDLDMFYLPVGMAGPPMFSFNDKKTWNTFLPKAALSYKIAEDWTAYASYSQGYMPGGFNYFAMGGTAEDNSFDPQRSTNYELGVKGALEGFRVAASVFHMDIKDIHVYKSVGTMYLTDNAKKAHSQGAELELTWLPMDEIELTGAFGIINAKYDDYDAGAVKFDGKKIEETPSHTARVGVAYYHPLGPYARLDVKNQGAIYFYDDVNKDFARQGAYTVADMRIGWRYADWDLYAYVQNLTDEKYITSFRSNTMVSYAGFGQPRTFGVGVRYQF; encoded by the coding sequence ATGCTGGATTGTATTTTTTCTATCAGGCGTGGGGCAAAAGCTTTGCGTCGAACGTGTCCCAGGGTGGGGCCGGTATTGGTGGCCGTGTTGCTTGTATTCGCGGTCGGCAAAGGGGTTGGGGCCGAAGAGGGTGGGAGCGCGGATTCCGCGGCGGAGCATTCCGCGCGGTCTATTGCCGTGGAGGGCATCACGGTCACGGCGAACAAGATGGAGGAGGATATCACCGATGTGCCCCAGAGCATCACGGTGATTGATGAGTTCACATTGCAGGAAAAGGGCATCCGCAACGTGGCCGACGTGATCAATGAAATCCCCAACATGTCCGTACGCGTGGATCATGGCAATGCCGTGAATTTTCGGGGGTTGAACGCTTCGATGTTCACGAACAACAATCCGGTGGTGATCTACATCGACGGCGTGGCCTTCAGTGACCGGTACGGGTTTGACGCCTCCATGGTCAACGTGGAGCGGATCGAGGTGCTGCGGGGGCCTCAGGGCACGCTCTACGGCAAGGACGCCATCGGCGGGGTCATCAACATCGTCACAAAAAAACCGACGAACACCTGGCAGGGCAAGGCAGGGGCCGAATACGGCAGCTTCAACGCCGTGCAGGGGCTGTTCAACGCAGGCGGGCCGCTCATCAAGAACATGCTCTTCGCGGGCATCAGCGGTTGGTACAGTCAGGACGACGGCTGGATCGAGAACACATACCCAGGGATGAGCAAGCATGCCGACAAGAAACAGGATCGTCGCTTCAGCGGCTACCTCCTCTATACGCCCACCGAGCGGTTGAGCGCTCGGCTGACCCTGTTTAACGACTTTGCCAAGAAACACTGGCAACCCGGGTACGCCTTGCCCAGCGGCACGGGCATCAGCGCCTTCAACAGGGATGATGCCGAAAAGGTGAGTTACGACGTTCCGACTTTCAATACCACCGATACATTCGGGCAAAGTCTCAACGTGGGTTATGAGTTTGACGCCGTGACGCTTACTTCCACCACCACGCACAGGAAAATGGAGGCGGAAGGAGATTATGACGCGGATTTCGGGGATTCTCCTCTTTTTGCCGGACTCAAGCAGTTTGATGAATCCACGCTCGATACCTGGACCCAGGAACTGCGCTTGTCCAGCAACAATACGGAGGGCCTGCGCTGGGTCGGCGGGGTGTACGTTGATTTTGAGCGACGCGACCAAGGGCCCTACGGCATGCAGTTCCCGAACTTCGATCCGCTGACATACGCCTCTCTCGGAAATTTTGAGATGAACGCCGAGTCCAAGACCGACAGTAAAACCCAGGCCGTGTTCGGACAGGTCATGGTTCCGTTGGGAGCGGGATTCGAGATGACCCTGGGCGGACGATATCAGCGGATTGAAAAGAAGATCGATCTGGACATGTTCTACCTGCCCGTGGGCATGGCCGGACCGCCCATGTTCTCGTTTAACGACAAGAAGACCTGGAACACCTTTCTGCCCAAGGCGGCCTTGTCCTACAAGATCGCCGAGGATTGGACGGCTTACGCGTCCTATTCCCAGGGCTACATGCCGGGCGGGTTCAACTATTTCGCCATGGGGGGAACGGCCGAGGACAACAGCTTCGACCCCCAGCGGTCCACCAACTACGAGCTGGGGGTGAAGGGCGCCCTGGAGGGTTTTCGGGTGGCCGCGTCGGTCTTCCACATGGATATCAAGGACATTCATGTCTACAAGTCCGTGGGAACCATGTATCTGACGGATAACGCCAAAAAGGCCCATTCCCAGGGCGCGGAGCTGGAGCTGACCTGGTTGCCCATGGACGAGATCGAATTGACCGGCGCTTTCGGCATCATCAACGCCAAATACGACGACTACGACGCGGGCGCGGTGAAGTTCGACGGCAAGAAGATCGAAGAGACGCCGTCCCATACGGCCAGGGTGGGCGTGGCCTATTACCATCCCCTGGGGCCTTACGCCCGGTTGGACGTGAAAAACCAGGGCGCCATCTACTTCTACGACGACGTGAACAAGGATTTCGCCAGGCAGGGTGCCTACACCGTGGCGGACATGCGGATTGGCTGGCGCTATGCCGATTGGGATCTCTACGCCTACGTGCAAAACCTGACCGATGAAAAATATATTACGTCTTTCCGGTCGAACACAATGGTTTCCTATGCCGGGTTTGGACAGCCGCGAACCTTCGGGGTGGGTGTCCGGTACCAGTTCTAG